In Sulfurimonas sp. hsl 1-7, the genomic window CGACCTTTATCCATAATATATTTTGCCGCTTTTAATTTTGTTACAATACCGCCTGTTGCGAATTCGTTATTTGGAGAGTGTTCTTGTTCAAGATCCGAGTCATTGATCTCATTCACCTCTTTTAAAATTTTTGCATCCGGATTTGTTTTTGGATTTGCATCATAATAGCCTTGAATATCACTAAGGATAATGAGTGCATCTGCGTTTGTATAGTGTGCAACATGTGCTGAAAGTTGATCATTGTCTCCAAAAAGCTGGTCTGGAATAGTTGAAATATCGTTTTCATTTACAATCGGTAATATCCCGTTGCGTAATGCACTGTCTATAATATCTTGAAAAATCTTTGTATGTACTCGAGAGTCAAAATCCTCTTCCGTTAAAAGTATCTGTGCAATATCGACATTGAAAATATCAAACTTATTTTTATAACTATGCATAAGTATAGGTTGCCCTACCGATGCCAATACTCTTTTACTTACTGCTTTTTTTCTATCAAGTTTAAGTGCCGTATATCCAGAAGCGACTGCACCCGAAGTAACCAAGATAACTTCATACTCTTTTCTCGCTTCTGCGATCAAAGCTACAAGGTTTAACATCCTCTCTTTTGCTACTTCATCTCTATTCGTTAAAACACTACTTCCAACTTTAAATACTATCCGTTTCAAATACAATCCTTTCCAAAATTTCCTTCAATATAACATATGAAGCTTAGTGTGAAGTAAAGTTTACCATTTGTATTTGAGCATCACCTGGAACACATTTGATGTAATATCCGGGTCTTGCGTATAATAATGCCACTCCACACCGGCTGAGAGATTATCGCCAAAAGGGTGAAGGAACTGATTCTGACTCAATAAGTTTTTCTCTGTGTAGTCGGTAAAGCCATTGATATAAAAGAGTTCGAAAAAACTTTTTGTCTGATACGACAGTGTCACCTGATACACATTATCTCCGTGTACTTGATCTTTTTGGTAAAGATTTGCATTGAAAAAATCAAATCCGTAAACATCTAAAGCTGTTCCGATACCGTATAGGTAAGCTTTATAATCATGAAAGTCCGTGTTGTATTGAAATGCGGCAAACACTTTCTTTACAAATAAAAAGCTCAAATCCGATGAAGTAAGTGCACCTAAGTCTAACCTTGGTGACAACTCTCCATACTCACTTGTTTTATCATCATGGTATTTAAATCTGTCATCGGCAATACAGTAGTCCAAAAACGCATAAACATCCCCATATTCAAATGCACTGTAATGCTCCAATGTAATTGTTGTCTTACCACCGTTTTTTGTATCAAAAACATAACTGTTGCCATTAAAAGTTCCATACATTAACTGTACGTTTGATGTGGAGAAACCAAAAAGCTGAAGAGAGAAAATGAGAATGAAGAGTATATGTTTTTTCATTGTACACCTTAAAAAGAGAGATTTCTATATATAATCATTATAACACAACCTTGTTTCTACCGTTTTCTTTAGCAAAATACAACTTCTCATCAGCTTTTTTAATAGTCTCTAAAATATCTTTTCCTTCATCATACATTTGACAACCGAAACTACAAGTAACTGAACCAACTTTATTAAAGTTATACTCCTCAATCACAACTCTTAAATGTTCCGCTATCTGAGCTAGTGACTCTTCATGTTCTACAGCACTAATTACTATAAACTCTTCACCACCCCATCTTATAACTTTATCATCCATTCTTGTATGTTTTTTTACAAGCATTGCAACTGTTTGCAGAACTTCATCTCCGGCATCATGACCGTAAGTATCATTTACATTTTTAAAGTGGTCTATATCGAAAAAGATTATTCCCGTTTTGAATTCATGTTTTTTATTCACTTGTAAAATATTTTCTATATTTTTATTGAAATAGATTCTGTTATAAAGCTGCGTCAATTCATCGATATTTGCTTCTTTTTTGAGTTCGAGTTTTTCTACCATACTGTCTGTGATATCGATGAAATTTACAATATATTCGTTCTCACCGAAATTGTTTATGGAAACAGCAAAGGCGTGCGGTTCAACACTGTAGTTCAACATGGATACAACCCTTTGTCGTCCGCTAAGATTTAAAAGACTTTCAATCCAGTTCTCTTCATCCTCTTTCACCTTACCTAAATGAAAGAAGCTGTCTTGTTCTATAAATCTGTCACATATACAATTATATTTTTTGAGGAAATCCTCCATTTTCTCATAGCCGAAAAACTCTAAAAATGTTTTATTTGCAAACTTAAGCTCTTTACTGTCAGTCAATATTACTATCGAGTTTTGCGTATCAATAACATCCTGAAGTTTATGCTGCATCTCTTGCTGAGCATCAACCATCTGCGTAATATCGGATATATACCCTATAAAGTACTCAATATTGCCTTGTTCATCTTTTTTTACCACTGTATAATCTACTACCCACTTTACTTCACCAGATTTTGTCACTATACGATACGGTTCATGTGTAAAAAAATCAAGCTTCTTTTGTTCTGCACTCTCAACTTCTTGAGCGACCCTGTTGTAATCATCTTTATAAATACAGTCCAAATATGTCACTCTCTTAGTAAAGAAATCTTTTTGTGTATATCCAAGCATTTGTTCAATATTTTTAGATACATAGGCGACACTCCACTCCTCATCATTACACCATTTAAACAAGGTAGAATCACCGATGTCAAATAACGACAATAAATCTCTTTGTTCATCTACTAAATTTTCTATCTTGTCCTGATGTTCTGAAATAGACTCTTGTGCTTTCATATCTCTTATTTTTAATCTAGTTAAAATAAAAGAGATAAAAACTTCTATCAATACAAGAGGTATGAGGAAAATAAGGTTTAATTTAAATATATTGCACAGTTCATCACACATCCCTTCATATGTATGATATGCGATCAAGTACCACTTTCTATCACTTGCTATCGATCTTTTTGGGCTGATTACACTTACCGGATCGTATGTGAGATAATGCGCATATTTATTATCAAATTCCAATACGCTTTTTTCACCTTGTAAGATCTGATTCCATGCAGTTTTATAATCATCTGAAAATCTGTTTTCGCCCTTATGAAACATAAATCCAAACTCTTTATTTGAATCAAGTCCAATCAAATAGTATCCATCTTTGTTTAGCAATATATTGTTTAGATGTTCATCTGACTTTTTAATATCCTCCAAAAGGTTTTTTGCACAATAGTTTACAACTATATACCCTTTTTTCATCCCATTTACAAAAACCGGTTCAGCAAATCGGATCATCGGTCTATATGGCACTTCAACCTGACCATATTCAATATTTAAATCTAATGGTGAAACATAGATCTCATCCTTTTGTAACTTTGTCGCTTCGATATAATAATATCTTGAACTTTTATCTTGCAGATCTTTTTTTCTAACAACTTGATTGTTGATTCTGTCAACCCGGACTAACTCTTTTCCTTCTAAATCTAAGTATCTCACCTGTTGGTAGTGCTGATGATTTTTTGCAAACAGGAAAAAGTTAGTTTCTACCTTCTTAGTAAATTGAGGGTCGTCATTTTTTATTTTATTTTCTGCATACTCAACCATATAGTCAAGGTCCATCTCAATATGTGCAAGCATAGCTGTAATATTTTTTGATTTTTGTTTTAAAACCGTATCAAGTAGATTGTCTGTTTCACGAACGATTGAAAGATAAGAGTTGTAAAGAAAAATTGAATATATAAAGAGTGAAATAGTGAGAATTGAACCCAAAATTTTAAAAAATAAGATGTAAGGATTTTTGGTGTTCTTGAAGAAGTTCATATATTCTCTTTGTATTAATGTCTAACAATTCTATCATATATAAAATTAAAAAATTTTATAATCCATTACCCCACATATGAAGCTTCTTAGCCATTACAAGATCGTACCCTTCAACAACGTTTTCAATATAGTTAGGTGAACGAAATTCAAACTTATCAAGTAACTCTATAGTCTCTTCGATAGCCATTGTCCCTTTTTTCTCCATAATAATAATATGTGCAGCATTTGCTAAGGTTGTATAGGCAGTTTTAAGTATCTGCTCGGGTCGTAAATGTTGATTGAAGATATCTTTGAAGATTATCATATCGTGATCACGGGGCAAAGCTCGAAAAGGTTTTGCAAAACTATCTACTTGTTGTTTCTTCTCAACATCTAAGCTATCAAATAGTTCCTGATCCTCTGTGTAGTAAACAACTCTAAGCTCACCGTTGACATTTTTCATTAGTTCACCAAGAGCCGTTGTTGTTTGATCGGGCTGTGTGGTAACCTGCATATAGCAGTTACCAGGCAGCGGGTTAAAAAGTTCTAGAAACTGTTCGAGTTCCATCAAAATAACCTTTAAACCGCCATATCGTGAAGTTCACGGAAAAGATAAGCTTCAACTATATCGTCGATACTTCTTTGAGTATGTGCAACAAGAGGCATCATGTTGTACTCTAAAAACGGCATAGGGTTCTCAAAATCATTTATTAGGACAACCGCTTCAGAAAGATTGTCAAACTTATCGAATTCATCGGCGTGAAGTATCTCTACTACTTCACCCTCTTCGATCAGTATCTGTGCCCAAACTTTTGCATCGGCAACTTTTACAAGGGAAGCTTCTTGAACCTCGTCACTATCCATTGGAACTAAAACATACATCTACTTTTTTCCTACTTTTTTAAGGTTTAATTTCAACTTGTCGTTGTCCATTACACCAATTTTATGACTTAATACATCAGCAGCGATTTTCTTTGCATTTCTAAGTGAATGCATCTTATATGTACCGCACTGGTATACATTTAATTCCGGAATATCTTTTTCAGATTTCACGTTGAGTACATCTTCCATAGATTCTCTCCAAGCTTTTGCAACTTTTTTCTCTGATGGAGTCCCTATTACAGACATATAAAAACCAGTTCTACAACCCATTGGCGAGATGTCGATAATTTCCACTTTTTTTGAATTTAAATGATCTCTCATAAATCCTGCAAAAAGGTGCTCTAACGTATGGATCCCTTTTCCGTCCATCTTATCGACATTTGGTTTATAAAAACGAAGGTCAAAAACTGTAATCTTATCACCTGAAGGTGTTTTCATCCCTTTTGCACGGCGAACGGCAGGTGCAGGCATAATTGTATGATCAACTGTAAATGAATCTAGTAATGGCATAATTTTTTCCTTAATTTTATACGATTTTATTTCGCTATTCTACCGAGTTTTAGATTTATAATTCTGATCTTTGAAATTAATTAGCTGAAATAAGCACTAACATATCCAACTACGCTTTGCTCATCGTGACTCATCTCGGCACTTGTTCTATAATCTAAGATATGCCCGGCCATTCCTGATTTTTTTGCGCTTTTAATCATCCCCTCGACACCTATCATACCACACGCTTCACACCCTTGATGTAGTTTTGTAATATCTAAATTTTCTATCGCTTCTACACATACCTGATCAAGAGTATTTGCCTCTGCAAGAGTATAAAAATGGCTAAGATCGGTACTTATAATCACACCTATATCATCTTGCTTTAAGAGCAGATCTATGATCTCGGAAATTGTATCTGAATATGCACTAGAGTACACTAGTTCGACAACTTTAACATCCGGTATATAATATTTCAAAAACGGGAACTGCACCTCTGTTGAATGTTCATGATGTGCTTGAGGAAAAAATGAGAGTTGTAACTTTTCTTGTAAAATGTTTACAATCTCTTGATCGCTCTCTATACTACCAAAAGGTGTATCATACTTTTCATACGGACACATACTTACTCCGTGAAAAGCCACTCTGTGAGACGGGCCTATAACTACGAATCTTTTTATCCCCGAATGTTCCAGCATTCTGTGAGCTATATTTGCAGTATATCCAGAAAATACATACCCGGCATGCGGCACTATGACTGTACGAGTTTTTATATTTGGCAAGCTATGTTTATCATCGTACATTTTAGTAAAATACTCAAAATATTTTTGTATCTCATCTGCATTGGCAGGATAAAAACTTCCATTGACACTCATCTCTCTATTCATTGCCAAACTCCCTCTATTAACTCTCCACAACTACTACATCGAGAATTTTCCAGTCCGACTATCTCTGAAAAATAACCATCTCTTTGCACCACTTTTGCCTCACATGCAGGGCAGTAAGTAGAGCCGTCAGTTATTACATTTCCCAGATAGACATACTTTATCCCATACTTATGTGCAATATCTCTTGCTCTTTGTAATGTCTCTATCGGGGTACTCGGAGTATCCAACATTTTATAATCGGGATGAAATGCACTGAAATGCCATGGTATAGCTGTCCCTAATTTTGAGGAGATAAACTCTGCCATTTGATTTATCTCCTCATCGCTATCGTTAACTCCCGGAATAAGTAATGTTGTGATCTCTAGCCAGATTTCACTTTTTGCAAATTCCACAAGGGAATCCAAAACACCGTCAAGATTTGTTTTGAGAACTTTTTTATAATAGTCATGAGAAAAACTTTTCAGGTCAATATTTGCAGCATCAACCCATGAACGCATATCTTCTAAAACTTCATGCGATTCAAAACCGCTTGATACAAATACGTTCTTTAAACCTTTCTCTTTTGCCAATACACCGATATCTTTTGCATAAGGGTACCAGATAGTAGGTTCGTTGTAAGTGTAGCTGATACTCTCTGTTTTGTGTTCCAGTGCTAAAGCAACTATATCCTCTGGAGAATAATTGACAGCTTCATTAATTTGTGTTGTTTGTGAGATATCATAATTTTGACAGAACGGACATCGAAAGTTACATCCGACAGTTCCAAGGGATAACGATCTGCTCCCCGGTAAAAAATGGTATAGCGGTTTTTTCTCAATTGGATCGACATGTAAAGCACTTGGATGTCCATAAGTAGCATTTACAAGCTCGCCGTTAATATTGTAATTTATCCCGCATATACCGTTTTTATTCTCTTTTAGAGTACAGTAATGTTTACATAATACACAAGTGATTGAGTGGTCATCTTTATAACGGTAATATTGCATCGTATCTCTCCTCTATTGCTTCAACATGATATCTGTACATTGTCGGATGTTGTTGGTAGATCGAGGGATTTCCCCCTGCTTTATACGATAAGTGTTCTAAAAATTGTTCAGGTCTTGGAATATCATCCCATACTTGGGGTAAAAATGTTCCTTGATATCCTCCCCCTTGAAGAATAAGCCCATCTTTATGCGGTACGATTTTTGAGACTAGATCATCATAGTCACTGTAAGTTATTATCTCTGGTGGAGTTAAGACGGAGACCTCAATATCTAATGCATCGAGTTCGCTTACTCTTAAAGGGGAAAATCTTGGATCACCAAAAGCAGCAGAAAGGGCATTTTGGACTATATCATCCATAAGACTACGATATGCAATGATAGAACCTATACAACCACGCAACTGTTTATCGTAGTGAAGTGTTACAAAACAAGCACCCTCTTCTTCTAAATAGGGATACTCTTTAACTACAGCTTCTTTATCAAAACTATAACTGGGATCCAACCGGGATATGATCGCACTTTTAGCAATACGCAATAAAATAATATCTAGCATAAAAACCCTCCATTACATTCGGAGCTATTGCTATATTATAATACAAAAGTTGAAAAAAAGAAAATTTTGAAAAAGTTATTAAAAAATGGAAGGAGTTTGTTAGAAATCTAAAAACTTATTGATTTGCAGTAGATTGTGCAAAACTCTGAATGAAGGCGTACTAAAAGTACGTCAATTTCAGAGTTTAGTGCAAGATGCTGTGAAGCTATGAGTTTCTTAAACTCTAGCTTCTTCGCGGCGGTTTAAATACGCCCAGTTTTTGTCAACTCTCTCTTGCCACTCTTTGATAAGGTGTTTATATTCATCTTTGAAAAGGTGTTTGAAACGACCTTGAGCCGCTAAATACTCTTCAACAGGTACAACATTTTTAGGACGGTAAGTGATGTTTAACTCATGTCCATCAATGATCTCATACAGTGGGAACACTAATGAGTCAGTTGATAAGTCACTTAAGTACATAGTATCTTTTGGATCGAATTTCCACTCAGTTGTACAAGGTGAAACAGCATTGATAAATACCGGTCCATCTACTGCAAAACCGTGTTGGATTTTCTTAACCATGTCTTTCCATTTATTTGGAGCAACTTGTGCAGAGTATGGGATACCGTGGCTAGCCATGATAGATACCATATCTTTTTTGTTTTGTTTTTCACCGTAAGATACACGACCAGCAGGTGAAGTTGTTGTACTACCACCGATTGGTGTAGAAGATGAACGTTGACCACCAGTATTTGCATATACTTCATTGTCAAGTACAACGTGCATGATGTTATGACCACGTTCCATACAACCAGAGATCCATTGGAAACCGATATCGTAAGATGCACCGTCACCCGCGAAAGATACGAATTTAGGATTACGATCAGGTTGTTTTAGTCTACCTTTACGAGCAAGTGCTTTATGCATAGCTTCAGCACCTGCAACTGCAGTTGAACCATTTTCGAAACCGATATGGATCCAAGAAGCATCCCATGAAGTATACGGATAAACTGCCGTACAAACTTCTAGACATCCAGTTGAAGCTGAAAGTACTAAGTCATCGTTTGTAGCATTTAAAACTTCACGAACGATGATAGAGTGAGCACAACCAGGACAAAGAAGGTTTGCACCTTCAAATCTGTCTGCAGAAGTTGAGAACTCTTTTAAGTTTTTAATTTTTTTCATTTCACTCATGATAACGTCCTATAAAAATGATAGTTTCGGTCCACGAACACCGATAAACTGTTGTAATGGAGTTGTAACTTTACCAGCATCAACGTTTGCTTGAAGTTCAGTAAAGAGATCAGTTAAATGTGCCTTTGTTAAGTCACGACCACCAAGACCATATACATAACCAGAAAGTAAAGCATTTGTGTCTGCATTGAATAATGCACCTGCAATCTCGTTAAATAACATACCTGGAGCACCATTTGGAGATGAACGGTCTAATGCACCGATAGCTTTTACATCTTTTAATGCATCTTTAATTTGCTCAAATGGGAATGGACGAATAACTCTGATACCAACAACACCAGCTTTGATACCTTTTGCTCTCATCTCAGTTGCAACTTCACGAGCAGTTTCAACTGAAGTACCCATACATACAACTGCTACATCAGCATCAGCCATATCGTACTCTTCAACGATGTTGTATTTACGACCACTTAACTTTTCAAACTCATCAAATGCAGTTTGAATTTTAGGAAGTACTTTAGTCATAAGGTCATTGTGTTGACGAGCTTTATGCTCAAAGTGCCAATCTTCCTCTGTTTGTACACCATGTGTTACAGGATGTTCAAAGTCAAGCATATCATTCATAGGTTTAAAGTCACCTACAAAGTTATACCCTTGATCATCAGTTAAAGTTTTTACACCTTGTGCAGTATGTGAAGTCATGAAACCATCTTGGTGAACCATACATGGAAGTCTTACTTCGTGATCTTCAGCAACTTTAAAAGCGATGAAGTTTAAGTCATATGCATCTTGTGGACAGTATGCATCTAATTGAATCCAACCAGAGTCACGACCAAGGTACATATCTGAATGGTCACCGTTTACGTTAAGCGGAGCAGCAAGTGCACGGTTAACAACATTTAAAACGATTGGTAAACGCATACCAGACGCTTGGTATAAAGTCTCTACCATTAGTGCAAAACCTTGAGAAGATGTTGCAGTAGCAACACGACCACCCGCAGCTGCAGCACCGATACATCCAGACATAGCTGCATGTTCAGATTCAACCATAACGAATTCACCCTCAACGTAGTTATCCGCTAAGAATTTTGCATACCCTTCAACAATTGGAGTAGAAGGAGTAATAGGATACGCAGCAACAACATCGATTTGACATTGTCTCATTGCTTGAGCAGCAGCGAAGTTTCCATCCCATACTTCAATGTCTCTTAATTCCATTTTATCAAATGCCATCTATTTCTCCTTAGTTTCTTTCTCTGGCCATCTAGCAATCTCAGTCTCTTCGTCTGCGTGCTCTGGGAACATTAAAAGTGATTTAGGGTTTGTTGGACAAACCTCAACACATATACCACAACCTTTACAGTGGTCCATATCTACACCAACCATTTTTTTATCTCTTGAAATAATAGAGATATCTGGACAGTAGATCCAACAAAATTGACAATCTATACAATAGTCTTTGTTGAAAACCGGTTTTTCAATTCTCCAGTCTGCAACAGATGCAGAGAAAGAGTTGTTTTGTGAATAATTACGATCTTCTTGTAACGTTCCGGCAATATCATCGATACCACCGTCAAAAGAACGTAACATAGCTCCTATTTCAAATTCATTCCAACCTGTATTTGCCATTATACGCTCCTTACTTTACTTCGTCATATGCGCGCTGAATAGCGATCATATTTGCATCAATAATTTTTTGTGGTAGTTTTGCAAGAATTCTTTGCATACTCTCTTTAAAGAATTCTATATCATACATACCAGAAATCTTCATGAATGCACCTAACATTGGTGTATTTGGAATAGGACGACCGATAGTCTCTTGTGCTATTTTAATACAGTCAACAGTATAAACTTCTTTATCTGCTAGTTTTGGTTGAGACTTTTTTAACTCTTCTGTAGTCATGTGAGTTGTAATAATATATTTTGTTGTATCTTTGTGGTTAATAGTCACATCAGATGTGTAAACTAATGCTGGGTCTATCACGAAAACATAATCAGGTTCCATATATTTTTCATGATTCATAATCATCTCATCATCAACACGGTTATACGCAGTCATTGCAGCACCACGCTTAGCTGAACCATAGAATGCAAATGCTTGTACATGCTTACCAGTTGTAGAAATTACGTCCGCTAAACCTTTAGCACCTGTAACAGCACCTTGACCAGCACGACTATGCCATCTGATTTCTAGCATAAATTCTCCTTAATCTTTATCGAGAAATGTGATTTTCTCTATACTTTTAGATGGTAGTATTTTAGAAAAGATGCACTTAAATATAGCTTGATAATATAATATAGATTACTTTACAAGGTAATAGTGTTTCATTTTATACCCTTTAAGTACTCTATTGCCTCGTATGTGGTGTTAAATATCGTTGAAGTGTGTTTAATTAGTGTGTTTTTTTCTCCATATCCGCTTAAAACTCCTATACTTTTTACAGAAGCATTTTTTGCACTGATAAGGTCGAGTTCAGTATCACCAATCATCCAAATATCTTTTTGTTTAAGATTTGAAAAAGATTCTAAAGCTTTTTGAATCGGTTCGGCATGAGGTTTTGGATTTTGAACATCTTCCCGTCCTATTAAAACTTGAAATTTATCCATAATTCCAAAATGTTCCATCAATATTTGAGAGTATTTTCCCGTTTTTGTGGTTACGATGCCGAGCTCTGCAAATTCACTTGCCAGCTCAACAGCTTCTCGTGCCTGTGGTAAAAGTTCTGTTTTAAGTGTAGATATCTTTCGATAATGTTCTTTATAAGAGTCTACAAAATCCCAAATGCTTTCCTGCGGTGCACCTAAATCACTAAACATTACATCCAAAGGATGGCCTATCAACGCTTTGATCTCTTCATCACTCGGATGTGGATGGTTATGCAAGTCAAATGAGTGGTGAAACCCCTCTAAAATAGCTTCTGTTGAATCTATAAGGGTTCCGTCTAAATCGAAAAGTATAATCATATTAGAATTGGTAGTTTGCAATCACTCTGTATTGCGTTAATTGTTTGATCTGAGTAACACTTCCATCTTTGTCAGCACCCGTATTGTTATCTACCCAGATCCCTTTAAGCGCTAAAGAGAAATGTGTATCGTATTTATATCCAAGAACTACATTGTAATCTCTTTGATCTTTATCAAAGCCTGCTCTTGAGTTTGTAGTATTTAAAAATGAAAAAGTTGTTGAAAAGCCTTTATAACCTGTAAAATCAAAACCTTGCGCATATGCCATCTTAATCCCTTGTGAACCACCGATATACACACTGTCAGCTTTCAAAGCAGAACCGTAAATAGATTGGAAAAGGTCGTTTGATGTGATCATATTTGTAAACAGCGGTGTACCGTCCCATGGCAATACTAAAGAGTCGTGAGAACCTTCATCTCTTAAAACATTTGAATAAGCAAGTGTGAATGCCGACTCATCAATTTTTGCAGTTGCTTTGATAGCAAAAGCATTTACATTTATTTTTCCATCAGCATACGTTGGGTTTGCCGCAAAATAATCATCCGCATTCCCAACACTCATTTGGTTGATGTACTGTGCAGCCAATGTAGTTGCAACATTATCAAATTTATGTGTAATTTTTGCATCTACATAGATAGAGTTCATAAAATCAGGTGCATAATACTCATACGCTCTTACTTCAAGTGCATCTG contains:
- a CDS encoding 4Fe-4S dicluster-binding protein, which translates into the protein MANTGWNEFEIGAMLRSFDGGIDDIAGTLQEDRNYSQNNSFSASVADWRIEKPVFNKDYCIDCQFCWIYCPDISIISRDKKMVGVDMDHCKGCGICVEVCPTNPKSLLMFPEHADEETEIARWPEKETKEK
- a CDS encoding pyruvate flavodoxin oxidoreductase subunit gamma, encoding MLEIRWHSRAGQGAVTGAKGLADVISTTGKHVQAFAFYGSAKRGAAMTAYNRVDDEMIMNHEKYMEPDYVFVIDPALVYTSDVTINHKDTTKYIITTHMTTEELKKSQPKLADKEVYTVDCIKIAQETIGRPIPNTPMLGAFMKISGMYDIEFFKESMQRILAKLPQKIIDANMIAIQRAYDEVK
- a CDS encoding HAD family hydrolase; its protein translation is MIILFDLDGTLIDSTEAILEGFHHSFDLHNHPHPSDEEIKALIGHPLDVMFSDLGAPQESIWDFVDSYKEHYRKISTLKTELLPQAREAVELASEFAELGIVTTKTGKYSQILMEHFGIMDKFQVLIGREDVQNPKPHAEPIQKALESFSNLKQKDIWMIGDTELDLISAKNASVKSIGVLSGYGEKNTLIKHTSTIFNTTYEAIEYLKGIK
- a CDS encoding OprD family outer membrane porin — protein: MNKKLLGSLLVAGSLLSANEVNSVEKMFTEGKVNANVKYYYIQTDKDFASAPSTSANANSLGGKLTYETAQLKGFSAKATFMTTNAFGLDGSVDTSILGKDNGVYYNDPNRADDSFSVLGEAYIKYTYDNLAFTFGREVMHSPLIDAKEVRMLPSAVEGAFIDYKLNNEIALGFSYLDKFKQRTSDRFTNIVEHALGADTMAVTGSDNGNVYMLDGIYKTDALEVRAYEYYAPDFMNSIYVDAKITHKFDNVATTLAAQYINQMSVGNADDYFAANPTYADGKINVNAFAIKATAKIDESAFTLAYSNVLRDEGSHDSLVLPWDGTPLFTNMITSNDLFQSIYGSALKADSVYIGGSQGIKMAYAQGFDFTGYKGFSTTFSFLNTTNSRAGFDKDQRDYNVVLGYKYDTHFSLALKGIWVDNNTGADKDGSVTQIKQLTQYRVIANYQF